One genomic segment of Vulgatibacter sp. includes these proteins:
- a CDS encoding ArsA family ATPase — protein sequence MLDPHEALRTRRVIVCVGSGGVGKTTVAATLALRAAVEGRKAIVLTIDPARRLANALGLANIGNLETRVEERWLREAGLAPQGELWAMMLDLKRSWDDFIHRTVPADRAEAILQNRFYQTLSSALAGSQEYIAMEKLHELYARGEWDLVILDTPPTAHALDFLEAPNRVLDFLDNEAARVILGPALAAGRMGMRLFNLGGNYVARTLSKFTGGETLQELGRFMVEIQGTYGVFKERAAKVKALLASDEAAFVLVTSAHAFTIDEAIYFHDLLVQERMPIAAVVANRVHRDFLDELPTPTPADLADGLARAGLPDGGAPPLSERLERTLLEARAMAQLDARHLERLRRACHPTRQLQVPRFDTDVYDLPGLWSLGQHLFPGA from the coding sequence GTGCTGGATCCGCACGAGGCGCTGCGCACGCGGCGCGTGATCGTCTGCGTGGGCTCCGGCGGCGTGGGCAAGACCACCGTCGCCGCCACGCTCGCGCTCCGGGCCGCGGTCGAGGGGCGCAAGGCGATCGTCCTCACCATCGATCCCGCGCGGCGTCTGGCCAACGCCCTTGGCCTCGCCAACATCGGCAACCTCGAGACCCGGGTCGAGGAGAGGTGGCTCCGCGAGGCGGGCCTCGCCCCGCAGGGTGAGCTCTGGGCGATGATGCTCGACCTCAAGCGCTCCTGGGACGACTTCATCCACCGCACCGTGCCCGCCGACCGGGCCGAGGCGATCCTCCAGAACCGCTTCTACCAGACGCTCTCCTCGGCCCTCGCCGGCTCGCAGGAGTACATCGCGATGGAGAAGCTCCACGAGCTCTACGCCAGGGGCGAGTGGGACCTCGTGATCCTCGACACGCCGCCGACCGCCCACGCCCTCGACTTCCTCGAGGCCCCGAACCGCGTGCTCGATTTCCTCGACAACGAGGCGGCGCGGGTGATTCTCGGCCCCGCCCTGGCCGCCGGGCGGATGGGCATGCGCCTCTTCAACCTCGGCGGCAACTACGTGGCCCGGACGCTCTCGAAGTTCACCGGCGGCGAGACGCTCCAGGAGCTCGGCCGCTTCATGGTCGAAATCCAGGGCACCTACGGCGTGTTCAAGGAGCGCGCCGCGAAGGTGAAGGCGCTGCTCGCTTCCGACGAGGCCGCCTTCGTGCTCGTGACCTCCGCCCACGCCTTCACCATCGACGAGGCGATCTACTTCCACGACCTGCTCGTGCAGGAGCGCATGCCCATCGCCGCGGTGGTGGCGAACCGGGTCCATCGGGATTTCCTCGACGAGCTCCCGACCCCGACCCCGGCGGATCTCGCCGATGGCCTCGCCCGCGCCGGACTCCCGGACGGCGGCGCCCCGCCCCTCTCCGAGCGGCTGGAGCGGACGCTCCTCGAGGCGCGCGCCATGGCGCAGCTCGACGCGCGCCACCTCGAGCGCCTCCGCCGGGCCTGCCACCCCACCCGGCAGCTGCAGGTGCCGCGCTTCGACACGGACGTCTATGATCTCCCCGGCCTCTGGAGCCTGGGCCAGCATCTCTTCCCCGGAGCATGA
- a CDS encoding secondary thiamine-phosphate synthase enzyme YjbQ — MPRTLNVLEIQTQTADEFVDLTAKVKAVVQQSGVTAGTVVVFCPHTTAGITVQENTDPALKEDLFEALERMVPRDRPQKHGEGNAHAHMKAAMIGSSATVLVEGGKLLLGQWQAIYFVEFDGPRRRTVQVKVMAG, encoded by the coding sequence ATGCCCCGCACCCTGAACGTCCTCGAGATCCAGACGCAGACCGCAGACGAATTCGTCGACCTCACCGCGAAGGTGAAGGCGGTGGTGCAGCAAAGCGGCGTCACCGCCGGCACGGTGGTGGTGTTCTGCCCGCACACCACCGCCGGGATCACCGTGCAGGAGAACACCGACCCGGCCCTCAAGGAGGATCTCTTCGAGGCGCTGGAGCGGATGGTGCCGCGGGACCGGCCCCAGAAGCATGGCGAGGGAAATGCCCACGCCCACATGAAGGCGGCGATGATCGGCTCCTCCGCCACGGTGCTCGTCGAGGGCGGCAAGCTGCTCCTCGGCCAGTGGCAGGCGATCTATTTCGTGGAATTCGACGGACCGCGGCGCCGCACGGTGCAGGTGAAGGTGATGGCCGGATGA
- a CDS encoding zinc-ribbon domain-containing protein — translation MIVECAGCSTRFRLADDKIRPSGTKVRCSRCGVSFVVKPPMQAPPPLPPLDEPSVHEMETQVAQVPDDLLAGLRAAPAQDETTRITQVPADLLAELRDGLRPPPPPPPTAGWELPPPLPPAPPPLPAAPPPLPAPAAPSADRGTNLSAGPDLFADLDFGDTRSPPAPSIKLPLPPPVEDDPLAILGPAPALPPLGTGAVERFAPAPQSLVGPPRAVESPRGLELDMGGWVPPAAAPAAAAPSGPTGFDRNASGLELATERWTAQPAPPPSVPAAAPTVGAPQRAAAPEPQLELAEPPVRKVATIGRTRPPVPRQAPVERQRTRPVLGLISGVAVLLTALAGFVVARNGGSLDLGSSEILAAFGIGSATGPAGTTELRIEELATGRYPTAGGDLFFVRGEIESHAAEARGPAIRVVAELRDGERVVARGEAFAGGLPSPEEVHALHDAEEATALAQRRGAGWSRTLEPGARAPFLVVLGAVPADAEALRLVVTAAPAPVPAAPALPAVAADR, via the coding sequence GTGATCGTCGAGTGCGCCGGGTGCAGCACCCGTTTCCGTCTGGCTGACGACAAGATCCGCCCCAGCGGCACCAAGGTCCGCTGCTCGCGGTGCGGCGTGAGCTTCGTGGTCAAGCCGCCGATGCAGGCGCCCCCGCCCCTGCCGCCACTCGACGAGCCCTCGGTCCACGAGATGGAGACGCAGGTGGCGCAGGTCCCCGACGACCTCCTCGCCGGGCTGCGGGCGGCGCCGGCGCAGGACGAGACGACGCGCATCACCCAGGTGCCCGCGGATCTCCTCGCCGAGCTCCGGGACGGCCTGCGCCCGCCGCCGCCTCCGCCCCCCACCGCAGGCTGGGAATTGCCGCCTCCGCTCCCGCCTGCGCCGCCGCCCCTTCCAGCCGCGCCGCCGCCACTTCCCGCCCCCGCCGCTCCCTCCGCCGACCGGGGTACCAACCTCTCCGCCGGCCCGGATCTCTTCGCCGACCTCGACTTCGGCGACACCCGCTCGCCGCCGGCGCCCTCGATCAAATTGCCGCTGCCGCCGCCGGTGGAGGACGATCCACTCGCCATCCTCGGGCCTGCGCCGGCGCTGCCGCCCCTCGGCACCGGCGCCGTGGAGCGCTTCGCGCCGGCGCCGCAGTCGCTGGTCGGCCCGCCCCGTGCCGTCGAGAGCCCCCGTGGCCTCGAGCTCGACATGGGGGGCTGGGTGCCGCCGGCGGCAGCTCCCGCGGCGGCGGCGCCGTCCGGGCCGACGGGCTTCGACCGCAATGCCTCAGGGCTCGAGCTGGCCACGGAGCGCTGGACGGCGCAGCCTGCGCCGCCGCCGTCCGTCCCCGCGGCAGCGCCGACGGTGGGCGCGCCGCAGCGCGCTGCAGCGCCGGAGCCCCAGCTCGAGCTGGCGGAGCCGCCGGTCCGCAAGGTGGCGACGATCGGCAGGACCCGGCCGCCGGTGCCTCGCCAGGCGCCGGTGGAGCGCCAGCGGACGCGGCCGGTGCTCGGGCTGATCTCGGGGGTGGCGGTGCTCCTCACCGCGCTGGCCGGTTTCGTGGTGGCGCGGAACGGCGGCTCCCTCGACCTGGGGAGCAGCGAGATCCTCGCTGCCTTCGGGATCGGTTCGGCCACCGGCCCCGCAGGCACCACCGAGCTCCGCATCGAGGAGCTCGCGACCGGCCGCTACCCCACCGCCGGTGGCGATCTCTTCTTCGTGCGGGGGGAGATCGAGAGCCACGCGGCGGAGGCCCGGGGCCCGGCGATCCGCGTGGTGGCGGAGCTCCGGGACGGCGAGCGGGTGGTGGCCCGCGGCGAGGCCTTCGCCGGCGGCCTCCCCTCGCCGGAGGAGGTGCACGCCCTCCACGACGCCGAGGAGGCCACCGCCCTGGCACAGCGCCGCGGCGCCGGCTGGAGCAGGACGCTGGAACCCGGCGCCCGGGCGCCCTTCCTCGTGGTTCTCGGCGCGGTTCCCGCCGATGCGGAGGCGCTGCGGCTGGTCGTCACCGCGGCGCCCGCACCGGTGCCCGCGGCGCCTGCGCTTCCTGCGGTGGCGGCGGATCGTTAG
- a CDS encoding glycerophosphodiester phosphodiesterase, giving the protein MQHTPEAATYHASPFRRDDRPLVWAHRGASAYAPENTAPAFELARRQGADGIECDVMRCGSGELVVCHDERLDRLCGIPVAVRELPLAELRRLPVLAARFPGAGGTIPTFEEAVEVAGPAMRWNVELKVDRHADAEPLARAAAAAVARLGLEERVLASSFHPLALLTLRTAAPALPTAYLWEGDGAVLGTWHRAWGRITATAAVHPEHRLVDEAAVRRWHRAGLLVNTWTVDEPEELLRLRAAGVDGVITNRPDVAIATYAP; this is encoded by the coding sequence ATGCAGCACACTCCCGAGGCGGCAACCTACCACGCCTCTCCCTTCCGGCGCGACGACCGGCCGCTGGTCTGGGCACACCGGGGCGCCAGCGCCTACGCGCCGGAGAATACGGCTCCCGCCTTCGAGCTGGCCCGGCGCCAGGGTGCCGACGGGATCGAGTGCGACGTGATGCGCTGCGGCTCGGGCGAGCTGGTGGTCTGTCACGACGAGCGGCTCGATCGCCTCTGCGGGATCCCGGTCGCGGTCCGGGAGCTGCCGCTGGCGGAGCTGCGCCGGCTGCCCGTGCTCGCCGCGCGCTTTCCCGGCGCCGGCGGGACGATCCCCACCTTCGAGGAGGCGGTGGAGGTGGCGGGCCCGGCGATGCGCTGGAACGTGGAGCTCAAGGTCGACCGCCACGCGGACGCAGAGCCCCTCGCCCGTGCTGCCGCCGCAGCGGTGGCGCGCCTCGGCCTGGAGGAGCGCGTGCTCGCCAGCTCCTTCCACCCGCTGGCGCTGCTCACCCTGCGGACCGCTGCGCCGGCGCTGCCCACCGCCTACCTCTGGGAGGGCGACGGCGCGGTGCTGGGCACGTGGCACCGGGCGTGGGGCAGGATCACCGCGACCGCGGCCGTGCACCCCGAGCACCGGCTCGTGGACGAGGCCGCGGTGCGGCGCTGGCACCGGGCGGGGCTGCTGGTCAACACCTGGACGGTGGACGAGCCGGAGGAACTCCTCCGGCTCCGCGCCGCCGGCGTGGACGGGGTGATCACCAACCGGCCCGACGTCGCGATCGCGACCTACGCGCCTTAG
- a CDS encoding twin-arginine translocase TatA/TatE family subunit has protein sequence MGVPNLGELLIILFIVLLVFGAAKMPALGEALGRAVHNLRRSVAGPGAGRPPASKNAKG, from the coding sequence ATGGGTGTGCCGAACCTCGGTGAACTGCTGATCATCCTCTTCATCGTCCTGCTGGTCTTCGGCGCAGCGAAGATGCCCGCCCTCGGCGAGGCGCTGGGGCGTGCGGTCCACAACCTCCGCAGGTCCGTCGCCGGCCCTGGCGCAGGCAGGCCGCCCGCCTCGAAGAACGCGAAGGGCTGA
- a CDS encoding HPF/RaiA family ribosome-associated protein has protein sequence MQFIVHGHHLDLTESLKERCRAHVYDRAEKLVDDTAARLEIELADHFGQKHGKGDKSCRIDLRAPGLSPIHVSEMRPSMHEAIDIAADRLIEALRRGVEKKEDRRRRDDIRNHVPQTPAEAGEEQEEF, from the coding sequence ATGCAGTTCATCGTGCACGGTCACCATCTCGATCTGACGGAATCCCTCAAGGAGCGCTGCCGCGCCCACGTCTACGACCGCGCGGAAAAGCTGGTCGACGACACCGCAGCCCGGCTCGAGATCGAGCTCGCCGATCACTTCGGCCAGAAGCACGGCAAGGGTGACAAGTCGTGCCGCATCGACCTGCGGGCCCCTGGCCTCTCGCCGATCCACGTGAGCGAGATGCGCCCGAGCATGCACGAGGCGATCGACATCGCCGCCGACCGGCTCATCGAGGCCCTCCGGCGCGGGGTGGAGAAGAAGGAAGACCGCCGCCGGCGGGACGACATCCGCAACCACGTCCCGCAGACGCCGGCGGAAGCGGGTGAGGAGCAGGAAGAGTTCTGA
- a CDS encoding polyhydroxyalkanoate synthesis regulator DNA-binding domain-containing protein produces the protein MAEHETNDSAGASERPAKIIKRYTNRKLYDTVESRYVTLDEIAEMVKAGTEVQIIDNRTKEDLTSVTMAQIIFEEEKKTSKMPLPMLREIIRTGGSKLQAFISDELTPRVTAFRTEAEHAMARVLRREEHEAAASADGKKPNSLEQAQEFIRSSRQGIEEWQRSLDERLHRAVETVAGLPTLHREVQALRDKLAELEKKLEEHK, from the coding sequence TTGGCAGAGCACGAGACGAACGACAGCGCGGGCGCTTCCGAGCGGCCGGCGAAAATCATCAAGCGATACACCAACCGCAAGCTCTACGACACGGTGGAGAGCCGCTACGTCACCCTCGACGAGATCGCCGAGATGGTGAAGGCGGGCACCGAGGTCCAGATCATCGACAACCGCACCAAGGAGGACCTCACCTCGGTCACCATGGCGCAGATCATCTTCGAGGAGGAGAAGAAGACCTCGAAGATGCCGCTGCCGATGCTGCGGGAGATCATCCGGACCGGCGGTTCGAAGCTGCAGGCCTTCATCAGCGACGAGCTCACCCCGCGCGTCACCGCGTTCCGCACCGAGGCGGAGCACGCGATGGCCCGGGTGCTCCGCCGCGAGGAACACGAGGCGGCTGCTTCCGCCGACGGCAAGAAGCCCAACTCCCTCGAGCAGGCGCAGGAGTTCATCCGCTCCTCGCGCCAGGGGATCGAGGAGTGGCAGCGCAGCCTGGACGAGCGGCTCCACCGGGCGGTGGAGACGGTCGCCGGCCTACCCACCCTGCACCGGGAGGTCCAGGCGCTCCGCGACAAGCTGGCGGAGCTGGAGAAGAAGCTCGAGGAGCACAAGTAG
- a CDS encoding ArsA-related P-loop ATPase produces the protein MSLLDRRLLFTTGKGGVGKSTVTAALALVAAARGKRVLVCEVNTHERISVLLGGRPAGTEIRRVADGVDAVVVRPQESMREYALLQLKYKAVYKAVFENRFVARFLRFIPSLPELVMLGKILHHVREQKWDLVLVDAPATGHGITFLRVPQVLIDTVPPGAMRTDAEWMQALLVDPAITAVNLVSLPEELPVNETIELGTAVRGTLRMAPGKVFLNRAYEGRFTPAELEGLDRMLEPPALDAAANAARAHAIRANLTSRYREKLDGALHLPIVDIPFLAPAGDFGRPAIDAVAQLLAAEGTL, from the coding sequence ATGTCCCTTCTCGACCGCCGCCTCCTCTTCACCACGGGAAAGGGCGGCGTGGGCAAGAGCACCGTCACCGCTGCCCTGGCGCTGGTCGCAGCGGCCCGGGGCAAGCGCGTCCTCGTCTGCGAGGTGAACACCCACGAGCGGATCTCGGTGCTCCTCGGGGGCCGGCCTGCGGGGACGGAGATCCGGCGGGTCGCCGACGGAGTCGACGCGGTGGTGGTCCGGCCGCAGGAGTCGATGCGCGAATACGCGCTGCTGCAGCTCAAATACAAGGCGGTCTACAAGGCGGTCTTCGAGAACCGCTTCGTCGCCCGCTTTCTCCGCTTCATCCCGTCGCTTCCCGAGCTGGTGATGCTCGGGAAGATCCTGCACCACGTCCGCGAGCAGAAGTGGGATCTGGTGCTGGTCGACGCGCCCGCCACCGGCCACGGGATCACCTTCCTGCGGGTGCCGCAGGTGCTGATCGACACGGTGCCCCCGGGGGCGATGCGCACCGACGCCGAGTGGATGCAGGCGCTCCTCGTCGACCCGGCGATCACCGCCGTCAACCTGGTGAGCCTGCCCGAGGAGCTCCCCGTCAACGAGACCATCGAGCTGGGGACCGCGGTTCGCGGCACCCTGCGGATGGCGCCGGGCAAGGTCTTCCTCAACCGCGCCTACGAAGGGCGCTTCACCCCGGCGGAGCTCGAAGGGCTCGACCGCATGCTCGAGCCCCCGGCGCTCGACGCTGCGGCGAACGCCGCCAGGGCCCATGCGATCCGGGCGAACCTCACCAGCCGCTACCGGGAGAAGCTCGACGGCGCGCTCCACCTCCCCATCGTCGACATCCCCTTCCTCGCGCCAGCCGGCGATTTCGGCAGGCCCGCCATCGACGCGGTCGCGCAGCTGCTGGCTGCCGAGGGAACGCTGTGA
- a CDS encoding ParA family protein, with product MRRIAFINEKGGSCKTTLAVNTAAWLAQHRDARVLLCDLDTQGHAGKSLGVDVRGLKPTIADLLCDPAVQVNDVVRGTPVEGLDLLASNKEMARFPVEVAALPDRDRLLRGKLSDLAGYDYVIFDAPPSMGLVTTNIMLAADEIVIPVAMTYFALDGCAEIIETVQGVRERFDHQALQVSMVVPTLYRKTALADEILAKLREQFPAEICRTVLGYNVQIDEAQSYGQTIWEYAPTSKGALTLEAIARELLSRGSTVAASAKAATASNQ from the coding sequence GTGCGCCGCATCGCCTTCATCAACGAGAAGGGTGGCTCCTGCAAGACCACCCTCGCGGTGAACACCGCCGCCTGGCTCGCGCAGCACCGGGACGCCCGGGTGCTCCTCTGCGACCTGGACACCCAGGGCCATGCGGGCAAGAGCCTCGGCGTCGACGTCCGGGGCTTGAAGCCCACCATCGCCGATCTGCTCTGCGACCCGGCGGTGCAGGTGAACGACGTGGTGCGCGGCACGCCGGTGGAGGGGCTCGACCTCCTCGCCTCCAACAAGGAGATGGCGCGCTTTCCGGTGGAAGTGGCGGCGCTGCCCGACCGGGATCGGCTGCTTCGAGGGAAGCTCTCCGATCTGGCGGGCTACGACTACGTGATCTTCGATGCTCCGCCGTCGATGGGCCTGGTCACCACCAACATCATGCTCGCCGCCGACGAGATCGTGATCCCGGTGGCGATGACCTACTTCGCCCTCGACGGCTGCGCCGAGATCATCGAGACGGTGCAGGGGGTGCGGGAACGCTTCGACCACCAGGCGCTGCAGGTCTCGATGGTGGTGCCGACGCTCTACCGCAAGACCGCGCTGGCGGACGAGATCCTCGCCAAGCTGCGGGAGCAATTCCCGGCGGAGATCTGCCGCACGGTGCTCGGCTACAACGTGCAGATCGACGAGGCCCAGAGCTACGGCCAGACGATCTGGGAGTACGCCCCGACGTCGAAGGGCGCGCTCACCCTCGAGGCGATCGCCCGCGAGCTCCTCTCCCGGGGCAGCACGGTGGCGGCCTCCGCGAAGGCCGCCACCGCTTCCAATCAGTAG
- the ruvX gene encoding Holliday junction resolvase RuvX — translation MVFLALDVGDKTIGVAASDELGWTAQPVRTIRRSNLAQDLDELAGIVEERQPARFVIGLPINMDDTEGPRAAKTRRFAEHVAARFALPIVLWDERLSTWEAERMLREMNVDARKRKAVIDTVAAVVILKSYLDSGSPEQGI, via the coding sequence GTGGTCTTCCTCGCACTGGACGTCGGCGACAAGACCATCGGCGTGGCGGCCTCCGACGAGCTCGGCTGGACCGCCCAGCCGGTGCGGACCATCCGCCGCTCCAACCTCGCCCAGGACCTCGACGAGCTCGCCGGCATCGTCGAGGAGCGGCAGCCTGCGCGCTTCGTCATCGGCCTGCCGATCAACATGGACGACACCGAGGGGCCGCGGGCGGCGAAGACCCGGCGCTTCGCCGAGCACGTCGCCGCGCGTTTCGCCCTGCCCATCGTGCTCTGGGACGAGCGGCTCTCCACGTGGGAGGCGGAGCGCATGCTGCGCGAGATGAACGTCGACGCCCGCAAGCGCAAAGCGGTGATCGACACCGTGGCGGCGGTGGTGATCCTCAAAAGCTACCTCGACAGCGGCTCTCCCGAGCAGGGGATCTAG
- a CDS encoding HPF/RaiA family ribosome-associated protein, translating into MHIELKALGLELTDSLREFCDAHIVEPLRRVYDREGPRLEIELSDNNGPKGGIDKRCRITFEMPHTKTLNVIEESEDIYRSVDLAAQRFRRLVNKYKGWKLQRSRYPIKYYAAQMEHMMQPGETLSPEDITQEEDSLAAAEERERLERNPPPGYAGEPATEPY; encoded by the coding sequence ATGCACATCGAGCTGAAGGCCCTGGGTCTCGAGCTGACCGACTCCCTCCGGGAGTTCTGCGATGCCCACATCGTCGAGCCCCTGCGCCGGGTCTACGACCGCGAAGGTCCCCGCCTGGAGATCGAGCTCTCGGACAACAACGGGCCGAAGGGTGGCATCGACAAGCGCTGCCGCATCACCTTCGAGATGCCCCACACCAAGACGCTCAACGTCATCGAAGAGTCCGAGGACATCTACCGGTCGGTGGATCTCGCCGCGCAACGGTTCCGGCGCCTGGTCAACAAGTACAAGGGGTGGAAGCTGCAGCGGAGCCGCTACCCCATCAAATACTACGCGGCGCAGATGGAGCACATGATGCAGCCCGGCGAGACGCTCTCGCCGGAGGACATCACCCAGGAAGAGGACTCCCTCGCTGCAGCGGAGGAGCGGGAGCGCCTCGAGCGGAACCCGCCGCCGGGCTACGCCGGCGAGCCGGCAACCGAGCCCTACTGA
- a CDS encoding metallophosphoesterase gives MRLFAIGDLHLPSDRAKDMDVFGWTGHPAPLAAAWDAEVGADDLVLVVGDISWATRPTEVAADLAWIDARPGRKVLLKGNHDFWWPDSQKKLRELFAPYPSIRGFLHNGSAWQEGPYVIAGVRGWTAPEAPPLPGAEGGEMGMEKFRPDLVERDTERLKRSVEAARRIADKDPNAIRVACMHFPPVYAGPRETTFSPVIESYHPAVCVYGHLHGPGIAAGFTGEHGGVRYALASCDAAGFKPMRLL, from the coding sequence GTGCGTCTCTTCGCCATCGGCGATCTGCATCTCCCCTCCGACCGCGCCAAGGACATGGACGTCTTCGGCTGGACCGGCCACCCCGCTCCCCTCGCCGCCGCGTGGGACGCCGAGGTCGGGGCCGACGACCTGGTGCTCGTCGTCGGCGACATCTCGTGGGCGACCCGGCCCACCGAGGTCGCCGCCGACCTCGCCTGGATCGACGCGCGGCCCGGCCGCAAGGTCCTGCTCAAGGGCAACCACGACTTCTGGTGGCCCGACAGCCAGAAGAAGCTGCGGGAGCTCTTCGCGCCCTACCCCAGCATCCGGGGCTTCCTCCACAACGGCAGCGCCTGGCAGGAGGGCCCCTACGTGATCGCCGGCGTCCGCGGCTGGACCGCGCCGGAGGCGCCGCCGCTTCCCGGCGCCGAGGGCGGCGAGATGGGGATGGAGAAATTCCGGCCCGATCTGGTGGAGCGCGACACCGAACGGCTCAAGCGCAGCGTCGAAGCCGCCAGGCGGATCGCCGACAAGGATCCGAACGCGATCCGCGTCGCTTGCATGCATTTCCCGCCGGTCTACGCGGGCCCCAGGGAGACCACCTTCTCGCCGGTGATCGAGTCCTACCACCCGGCGGTCTGCGTCTACGGCCACCTCCACGGCCCCGGCATCGCCGCGGGCTTCACCGGGGAGCACGGCGGGGTGCGCTACGCCCTCGCCTCCTGCGACGCAGCGGGCTTCAAGCCGATGCGGCTGCTCTAA
- a CDS encoding FAD:protein FMN transferase — MRLLACLLLATSCATTTAGPALDLPPGTEETEGALPAVVPLGDGFFAASFPTMGTEISIVLGAPDATVAARAVQEAQDELRRLDALLSEWRADSPISAVNRAAGGPPVEVPQELFDLVALALEAAERSGGAFDPTWASMRGLWRFGDAMDGTVPPDGAIEKTRRKVDWRQVRLDPEARTIALGERQALGLGGIAKGYAVDSLAAIFRQRALPDFVIRLGGDLYAAGSRNGRPWRAGIQDPRDGDATFAVVEIRDQAFSTSGDYERFFVRDGVRYHHIIDPATGRPATRSRSVTALCPDALTAEVVTKPVFILGPEKGLPYTKAQGCEVVVVDAANVVHISEGLQGRIEWRQPTP; from the coding sequence ATGCGCCTGCTCGCCTGCCTGCTTCTCGCCACCTCCTGCGCCACGACCACCGCAGGGCCCGCGCTCGATCTGCCGCCGGGAACGGAGGAGACGGAAGGGGCCCTGCCAGCGGTGGTGCCACTGGGCGACGGCTTCTTCGCCGCCTCCTTCCCGACGATGGGCACGGAGATCTCGATCGTGCTCGGCGCACCGGACGCCACCGTCGCCGCGCGGGCGGTCCAGGAGGCGCAAGACGAGCTCCGGCGCCTCGACGCGCTCCTCTCCGAGTGGCGGGCCGACTCGCCGATCTCGGCGGTGAACCGCGCCGCCGGCGGCCCGCCGGTGGAGGTGCCGCAGGAGCTCTTCGATCTCGTGGCGCTTGCGCTCGAGGCGGCAGAGCGCTCGGGCGGCGCCTTCGATCCCACCTGGGCCTCGATGCGCGGCTTGTGGCGCTTCGGCGACGCGATGGACGGCACCGTGCCGCCCGACGGAGCGATCGAGAAGACGCGGCGCAAGGTCGACTGGAGGCAGGTGCGACTCGACCCCGAGGCGCGCACCATCGCGCTGGGCGAGCGGCAGGCGCTGGGCCTGGGCGGAATCGCCAAGGGATACGCGGTCGACAGCCTCGCCGCGATCTTCCGCCAGCGTGCGCTGCCCGACTTCGTGATCCGCCTCGGCGGCGATCTCTATGCGGCCGGAAGCCGCAACGGCAGGCCCTGGCGCGCCGGGATCCAGGACCCGCGCGACGGCGACGCCACCTTCGCCGTGGTGGAGATCCGCGACCAGGCCTTCTCCACCAGCGGCGACTACGAGCGCTTCTTCGTGCGGGACGGCGTGCGCTACCACCACATCATCGACCCCGCCACCGGCCGCCCGGCGACCAGGAGCCGCAGCGTCACCGCCCTCTGCCCCGACGCCCTCACCGCCGAGGTGGTGACCAAGCCGGTCTTCATCCTCGGGCCGGAGAAGGGCCTGCCCTACACGAAGGCGCAGGGCTGCGAGGTGGTGGTGGTGGACGCGGCGAACGTCGTCCACATCAGCGAAGGGCTGCAGGGCCGGATCGAGTGGCGGCAGCCCACGCCCTAG